From the Cucumis sativus cultivar 9930 chromosome 5, Cucumber_9930_V3, whole genome shotgun sequence genome, the window CggtttttttaatacttggttctctacttttaaaaaatatatattatatattgatattattaagaaTACTCCTACATCTAAATCATGTATTAGcaacttctaatttataattaatttaaaaaagttcaactttttatttatacaacttgaaggaagaggaaaggaaagatgaaggaagaggaaaggaaagaggaaggaagaacgaaaaagaggaagaggaaaaattaagagaggaaggaaaaaagattTGGAATGAAGGCAGAATGAAAGGATTCTAGGGTTTTTAAAATAGGCcaagtcgtgtaccccgtacacgacttcctgcATGCGCGACACGTGTCCACACCCTCTGAACCCTACGGTTGACTAGACTGTTGACTCGTTGTacggaagtcgtgtacggggtacacgacttccaccATACGCGGCAAAATGTGCCAGCTGTACGGGAGTCGTGTACCGGGTACACGACTCCAGTCAGAAAACGTGGGCCGGGTCCACGACTCCACTCGAATATCGTAAGCCCGGTCCACGACACCATTTTGATTTGTccgtacacgacttcagtaacctatttttgaaaatactttcccaactaccctatttttgtaaatacttttacaaaacacattatttttaaaaaaaatccagaaAACACCCCATAAATGAagaaacattaatttatattcagattgtattgttttacatctcaaacttgaaattttatgaaaaaaatatcaatttaaactttgtaaCTTTGGGGATTTGATATCGATTTAATACAACGATGgctaaataatatttgataattaattctctcttacaaaacatattaacaaacaataatatattattgatatgatatgatatgcttttcttaaaaacataTGTACATTTAAACAGAAAAGaataagagaataaaaaacaaacgCATAACGATATTAATAACAATGCAAAGAGTGAGAGAGATGAACCACTGCCTCCATTTTCAAGCTTCTTCATTTCTATAAGTTCTCTCTTCCCCCAACAAAATATCCCATACCCCGACGAACAAGTCGAGAAACCGAGCACCAAACATGGGTAGTCGTTCTTCATTTAGTGGATTAAcaatggtggtggtggtgatgTTGATAACCATCCTCTTTTCCAGCCACAGCTGCAGAGGTTCGGTTCTGATCAAGGCGAATGCCACGTACGACGTCGTGATGACAGAAGAGTTGATGATCTACGGTGATATAAATCGACATCTCATGCCCAGTGGTAGCAAAGCAAAGACAGGTAAGACACATGAGCGAAACGTCGTAGCTTGCGGTAATGGCGCCGGAAATACCTATGCTGTCTGTGGTGGAAGCATCAGCAATGAAAATAAATGCGATGCATACAAAGGCCCCAATGCTTGCTAATAATCCCTTCAATGATTCCATACCAATACTAATATTAATTGTTATGGCATCCCCTcttctttttactttgaatttttatttctctttaccGTGGAGTTGTTTGTTGCTTCGATTAATTATGTCTTTTGGTGATGGTtgtttgtttgtgtgtgtgaaaTAAGAACCTAATGAAACGgctcatcttcttcttcaaatttgtaacgacgtaatatgaatatttcttaACTATAAGTGTTTATGTatacaaagaacaagaaatttCATTACATTTTGATTGTGTTATTTGTACGATAGAGACCAAAGcgttataaattttaatgcaCATACTAGATTATTATATTACCTATTACAACCTAAAGACTAAATTGTTTTGAAGTTGAAAGTATGTAAGGATTAAATcgtcaaaaattaaaatttggaggcatgaattttttttaataaagaatattaggttaaattataaaaaataacttgattatgaaatataagaaatatttatgaaaaatacctttaaatttgttttagaaaagttcttaaatattgttatcaaacaaatatttttttttcctttttaaactatattattgGTCTAGTTGGCTGATACGatgaacaaacaaaattgGTGGTAATTAAAGTTAAGTTTCTCAAGGTGATCATTAGAGTTGATAGTCAAATATGAGCACTGTTGAAATTGACTGAGGCGGCCTTTGTCGTTGTTGGTTGTGTGAGGTCAATGTCGATATTGATTGTTAGGGGTAGTTGTCATCGATCTAGTTACTAAACATTATTTCATTGTAAGTGGTGTTGGTGCTTGAAGTTGATGGTGCTCATGGACGTTGATTATTAAAGGTAATTTTTGCCAGGGTTAAAAAACTATAGGTGTTTGTTAGAGCCAGAAGTTGGTCATCACACGAAAGTTATCTTGGAGTTTGTTGTTGGAGCTTAGAGTTAATCGCGCAAATGTGATAATATATTGAAGTTATTAATCATGCTCATTCAAAAGGTGATTTTCATCGAAGTTGGTTGTCGAAATTCAAAGCTTTTTGTCCTAAAGTTAATTAGCTGTGTGAAAGTGGTCGTTGGAGTTGACGCTCGGAGTGTGACAATTGTATTCATTGACAGTTACTAATGGATTAATAGATGCGTtgaaaacaatagaaaatgaGAGTTAACCAACTATAATTTGTTGAATATATTGAACATTAATATGtagaaatattataaattgataaaattattttgtaaatacaataatgataaaaaaaatattttaaaaaaagaaatagagaatcATAaccaaaagcaaaagcaaaaagtaattaataataatgcaaAGAGCGAGAGAGATGAACCCCTGCCTCCATCTTCAAGCTTCTTGATCAATTCTATAAGTTCTCTCCTCCCCCAACAAAATCCCGTATTCTGACGAACAAGTCGAGAAAGAGAGCACCAAAAATGGGTAGTcgttcttcctcttcttcttcgttcAGTGGATTAACAATGGTGGTGGTAGTGATGATGTTGATAACCATCCTCTATTCCAGCCACACCTGCAGAGCTTCGGTTCTGATCAAGGCCAATGCCACGTACGGCGGCGTGATGACAGCGGAGTTGCTGATCTACCCTGATGTAACTCGGTATCTCATGTATGATCATGCAGACTCAAAGACCGGTAAGACCAAAGACAAAGAAGTCGTAGTTTGTGACAACGGCAAGGGAAATAGCTTTTCCGGCTGTGGTGGTAGCTCCAGCAATAAAAAGCAATGCAATGCATACGGTGATCCCAAAGATTGCATATAATCATTTCTATATGACTGATCAGTGTTCTTTGCCATGGtatcttctgttttttttgtgtgtgtgttttcttGATGTTGAGTCGTTGTTTGTTTGctttaatatttaatctaTGTAATTGGTGTTTGtgtgaaataaagaaaaatgaaatttctcatcttctttcaaacactataatttcataatatcATTGTTACTTTTACCATAGTTACATAATATCATTGTTACTTatgtgtataaaaaaaataatgttcttcaactttgtattttttgtttgcttaaaaaatccattGAACTCtccaaagttttaaaaaatattccatGCAAATTAACTGTTCtctatttaaaaagtatctttgaacattttatgaaaactattgactttaaaaatgttaaaaatacttaatatctctaaaaaaagttattaaaaaactcttatttttcttgaatttgttTAAAGTATTATGCCAATTTTTTTgcaaccaaaataaaaaaaaaaaaccaaaattttattttaagtttaaaccctaaaattctactaaatttccaaattttccaatttcaaaaataaaaaggtgtgataaattttatttgtgcAATTTAATTTGTCCGATGATCCTTTGGttgtaatatgaaaatgaaattaaaaaaaaaaactgtgtgaaaatttggatattatttttttgtttttcattatttgtgtttaatgaaaaatttataatataatagtaGAAGTTTGTGAATATTATCTTACAAAtgtaaatactattttactaaatttctttaatcaaGGAGattagaaatcaaaattatagtATAAATTCATATTAGGTTTGCATAATACGAAACCTAAATTAAAGAggtgtaaattaattaacataagctaatttgagattttaatcgaacaattataaatttcacACTCAAAAGTtcctaatataattttaacttattgttttaaataattaaatagcattttaaatttaaaaatgctcataattaaacttatttgagcgaaaaagaaaaagagaaccCAAAGCAAAAGAGAACccaaagcaaagaaaaagcaaaagcaaacaGCAATAATGGAGAGACCATTGCTTCTATGTTCACTATCTGTATAAGTCTCCCCCTTCGCATACGAACAGACCAAGAAACAGAGAGCCAAAAATGGGAGGCCGTTCTTCGTTTTGTGGGTTAAcaatggtggtggtggtggtgatgTCGATAACCATCCTGAGTTCCAGCTACAGCTGCAGAGGTTCGATTCTGATGAAGGCCAACGCCACGTTGGGTAGCGTGATGACGACCGAGTTGATCATCAAGCACGATATAACTCGGTATCTCATATTCAAGGGTGCCACCGCAGTGACAGGTGCGACTGCGGACCCAAACATCGTGACATGTGGCAATGGCGCCGGAAACACGTTTTCCGGCTGCGGTGGTAATGCTAATAATACACAACAGTGCAATGCATACCAAGGACCTAACGCTTGCTTATAATCCCTTCAGTTCCATATTAATATGATCACTATGACTCTGCGCAGTTTCTATGTCATCGTGTAATCCCCTGTTTTTTATGATCCTCTgttcttctttctatttctctttGAAGTggagtttgtttgtttgatgcTTTCATTAACAATGTATTTGGTgctttgttgtttgtttttgtgaaATAAGAACTAAATCAaatcacttttcttcttctctctcttgttCAATCCATTGATCCTCTAAGTATTTTCGtaataaagattaaattgttacCGTCTACAAACTTATAAtctttattgttatatacgTATGgttaagttttgagtttgatttcgATTTGatctctaattttcaaaatgttgtattttaatattgatatttgaattttattttaatttggtccATAGAATATTTACATTTGTCATCTCAACTTTTCACTTATTAATAATGTAtgttaataaatttagaataattaaaagaaatataatgaaCTAGAATTcacttttttccttccttttaaaattaatttagaattttacgtcttaattattttaaattaattagaaaacattAACGTCCATCATTCTAAATgagtatttattaaaaaaaagaaataaaaatataaaatattaaattctgaaaaccaaattgaaacaaagttcaaatcttaaaatttaaaacgtaACATTTCACTCAATAGAAACTAAActtaaaatctatatataaaatacttATTATCTGACTGAacaccaaatataaattaaaagtcaattttaaatttttaagaatttgaaaatgaaatagattCAAAcgtaaaaattttaattttacaaatattttattttagaaaaaaatatcattttacaAGTATGAATTTTTCCAATTCTATCtgtataaactttaaattaataaaatttataatccaTTTTAATAGTAATTTTATTAACCCATTATTTGAAAAGTATGCACAGGAGCTATAATTGAATGCAATATGGcaacttttaaatgtaatataatcATGATAAAAGATTTAGATTATTCACTTATAACactttagaaatttaattaaaaagtttaatatttaaattaatgattggttgtattaattgaaaactttaactttatttttattacatcAAATTGCACTAATAAAGTAGTGAAAGTTAGGAAAAgcaaaaactaaaaagcaaGAGGAAGTCCCCACATTCCATGCGACATGTCGTATTGAAATATGcttttatctcttttaaaagttgttgtGTCGTTCGTCTCGTGGGAATAGAAAACTATTAGGAATATTTTGGATaaaaatcattataatttGGTCCAAATCTTTTCTAATCCACAAAAGCAACTTTAGGTTTTGTACTAATACGAGCCAACCTttactaatttcttttactatttgttACGATAGATTTGGATTAGAGGGAAAATTATCAGATTAAGTATTAAAACATGGGAGTCTAGGTCGATGTGTTCAAACTAACCTATTAGGCCTCTTGTTCTTGGCCAAGGACGATGGAGGCATGCTCTGGCCTATTTAGGTCAAAGTTAGATCAAGAGGAAGTCTCTTCATTTAATGAATGTGGGATCATTTGATTGAGAATTAACCTAATATGACTCGAAATTcctcatatatatatgaacaacTTAGATCAGAATTTCACTATAAATACATTGTTGTGATGATTTTAAGAGAAGTAAGTTCATTTTCATCCCTAAAATTCTTGTTACAACCAAAAGCTACTTTTTGACTAAGGTATTGGAGACGTGATAATTTTGTCCATCAACACTCCCGAtcttaaacttataattacaTAGAACATATTGATAAGGTATTAATGTCGGTCAATATGGTTTTACATTGTAAAGAAAtctaaaatcaacaaaatgttttgatttttctctcGACGAAGATATTagatacttaaaaaaattatatctataaatttcAACCCTAAATTACCAATAAAACATACTACACATGTGATTTGGTGAAATCAAGATTGGCATCTTGGATGttcaaaaactaatataaaacaaattaagaaaagttacctattcatttatatttgtttgttctaaaataaattgaattgtttttctaaacttaACTTTTACACAGAAAACAATTTTCGTCGATGATTAAACAAGATCTcgagaatgaaaatgaaatctacGATACTTAAATTCCTACCAACCAAAAATCCTTTAAATTAGTAATGGAAGAATGAAATATGATCctctcaattatttaattatattgacCTTTATAAATCACATTTTTCATGGcaacatataattattgatTCACTTTAGATACAATAATAGTGAAGTTCTTATTTGTGGAATGGTATGATTGGTCATAAGGctaactttaaactttaactttaataCCAAAAAGTTTCTCTCTCAAGTCTTGGtctattaaatattataaagtaAAAGGACTCAATTACAAAGTGATTGCAATAAGAGAAAAGATAAAGGGTTTTAaagcataaaataaaaaagacaaggaaagaaaatggtttcTTCACTGTAAATATTATCATTGTTGTCTTCAATCATTTGGTCTATTTCTTCCCCTTCAATAATTCAATACCCAAATCAATTACACAATGTTTTctattcttatttaatttctaacctACCTTAAACCCGTTTACGCGTTATAAAAAATCActtaaatgaactaaaattgtaCCTAAATGTTAGTGTGATTTTGAGGAGAGACCTCGCAACATGTATATAAAGTATGTAGGTTAATATCTCGTATTTCCATTGTTCACAATGTCTATGAGATACGTAGACCTTATGTTGCATATGCTTTAAGAAATTCTTTTCTCTAAAGATTCATTTATTCTCGTAATGTTTTAGTACATACTCTTGGAATTTCAGACAAACATTTaatatattgatttgttttacaaaattttactttttaaaactttaatattgTTATCGAAAGAAACTTTAAAATCTACCTAACATGTTaggattattttataaattaaaataaattatttgttaacattctaattatttttaaaaaaatagtaaaagataggaaaattttcaaaaataatatatttgagaaaatatttaatatttaggaTTGATATCTTTATTTCCACATTAAGAAAAGTTTTAGATATTGTATGATGGAGTGTATGTtcatacataaataaaaatttgtatatttttaatcttttataaaGGAAtgtgttttatctttttttcttttcaaactttccTTTCTAAAAAAGTATAAGCATTAAGTATTAACACTTTTTCTCAATTCAAAACTCTCCATTTCAATCCGCATAACCAAAAAAGATTCTTCAATTCTTTGTCATGAAAATCCTTACTCccttcttcgtcttcttcttccttcttcttcttcttcttcttcttcctccctcCACTTCTCAAACTTCTTATTACGTCCCTGTCGATAACATAGCCGTCAATTGCGGTACCAAAGCCATCACTGACACCGGCGATCGAAAATGGATCGGCGACGTCGCTACTAATTACTCCCCATCCGAACCACCAAACACAGTCAACAAGTCCACCTTCAAGTCCATTATCTCAAACACCATCAGCGACGAGATCTACAGAACTGTACGCCTCTCTCGCTCTCCCTTCACCTACTCTTTCCCGGTCACTGCCGGCCCCAAATTCATCCGTCTCTACTTCTACCCGGAAAAATACGAAGAATTTAATAGATCCGATGCCTTCTTCACTGTTCAAGCTGCCCAGTTCACTCTCCTTAAAAACTTCAGCGCTGCCCTCGTCGCTGATTTCATCAATAAAAGCGTCATCCCAAGAGAATTTTGTATCCATATCGCCGGAGAAGCACCAAAGTTGAACATTACCTTCACCCCATCTCCGAATTCTTATGCCTTCGTCAACGGAATTGAAGTGGTCTCTATGCCGGAAAACCTCTACTACTCTCCTGCGGAGCAGGGAACGACGACGCCGATTATTGGAAACAACATCGCCCTTGAGCTTTATCATCGAAAAAATCTTGGCGGTGACGACATCTTTCCGAGTCAAGATTCCGGCATGTACCGAAATTGGGATGGGACTAATCTACATATAACAACCAAACGAGTTATCCCAATACATAATGACTCTGTTTCTATAAACTACACAACGAGCACTCCTAACTTCACAGCCACAGATTCAGTTTATCAGTCTGCTCTAATTCTGGGTGTGAATCGAACTCTcaattctaaacaaaatttatcgtTTCAATTGCCCGTTGATGTCGGGTTCAATTATTTGGTACGACTCCATTTTTGCCAAATTCTTATGGATCAGTTTCAAGGAAAACAGAAGATTTTCACAGTGTTCATCAATAACCAAAATATCACCACTGTCGATATAGATTCCATCAATACTCCTTTATACAGAGATTATAATGCACGGCCAATGGCGGTTGGGAATACTTCCGCTATCTTAGTTGATTTACACCCCTTACCAAGTGAGACCTTCGATGTGATTTTGAATGGATATGAAGTGTTCAAACAAAGCAATGGAACTAATCTTGCAGTACCAAACCCAGTGGTCGCTCTAGCACCAGAAATTAAACGGGGAGccaaaaattcaaatgcaaCAGCGATCATCGCTGCTGTGTGCAGTAGCGTGGGATTTGCCATATTATCTTCAATCGTTGGATTTGTGGTTATATGGAAACAGAGTAAGAAGATGaggaagagaaggaagaagaagaagaaaacaagagaGGATAAGTTGCTGCCGGAACGACGGTGCCGGATTTTCACCTTCGAAGAGATTTGTGAAGCGACAGATTACTTTAGCAAAGAGAGACAGATAGGAGTCGGAGGATTTGGTGCGGTTTACAAAGGAATTTTCGAGGATGAAGACGATCTCACCGTCGCAATCAAACGGTTGAACCCAGAATCCAACCAAGGCGAACAAGAATTCGTAACAGAGATTGAATTGTTATCGGAGCTCCGTCACTTCAACCTTGTATCTCTCATCGGATATTGCTTGGAAAACAAGGAAATGTTGCTAGTTTACGAATATATGCCAAACGGAACATTCAAAGATCATCTCTACGACACCTCGAATTCTCTTCTATCATGGAGGAAGCGCCTAGAAATCTGCGTTGGGGCAGCACGTGGTTTAGACTACCTACACTCCGGATTCGATCGACCCATCATCCACCGCGACGTGAAGACTACGAATATCCTTCTAGACGAAAATTGGGTTGCAAGAGTTTCCGATTTCGGGATGTCGAAATTGGGGCAAACCAACACGGCAGTCAGCACGGCAGTGAAAGGAACTTGGGGCTATTTAGACCCGGAATATCATCGACGTCTGAAAGTGACAGAAAAATCCGACGTATTCTCATTTGGGGTCATCTTGTTCGAAGTGCTGTGTGGGAGAAAACCATTGGACCCGCTTGCCGGTGAAGAGAAGTTCAAGCTTACGCTATGGGCTAAGAAATGCTTGGAGAAAGGGAATGCTTATGAAATTATCGATCCGCATTTAAAAGGGAAGATTTCATGTGATTGTTTAAAGCAATACTTGGAATTGGCGACAACGTGTATCAACGATCATTCAAAGCATCGGCCGAGAATGGAGGTGGTGGAGGAGAAATTAAGGTTCATCTTGAAGCTGCAAGAGGAAGCAGATGGGGATTGTCCGGACACGGAATTGAGTTATCCAGAGGAGCCATTTTCGCCGATAAGGTCATCAGGAGGTTCTCTACGGACTGAGTCGTATAAAAGCCACATCGCCACCATGCTCAGCGGCTCCGATTTCACGGTATCGTCGCTTATGAGTGAAGAAATGTTAAGTGAACAGAGCTCCGGTTCTATGGCGTATTCTCGGAAgacataatttatttcttaaaaaaaaaatcctttttgttcttctttttctttttataattttatttaaaataccgttttagcggttaggttttgaaaataacGTTATAGTTTGGAGTTGGTTTAGTTCTTAAAGCACTTATGCTTTGAACTAAAAgtaatgaatatatataaactagtCTCTGTAAATTTTACAAACGTAATGTATGTTTGTTGtggattttatttaattttgattgcCATACATATGacttgattaataaattaaatatatatatgattgttAAAACAATTGGTTGAAAGGGTAATCTAATAGTGAAGTTTTTATCCGTGGAATGGTAGGATTGGACATACATCGTCTACCTAATTAGGCcttattcttttaactttaactttACTACCAAGAAGTCCCACATACAATTCTTGgtctattaaatttttaaaagtaaaagggTCGGACTCTATTGGCTTATTAAGAGAAAACACAAAAGGGTTTTAAagcataaaaaagaaagagaaaagggaaagaaaatggtttcTTCACTCTAAATATTATCATTGTTGTCCTCAATCATTTGATCCACTTCTTCCCCTTCAATAATTCAATACCCAAATCAATTACATATGCTTTCTATTCTTAACTATATTCTCACCTACCTAaccctaaaacaaaaatgtgctatccaaactaataaaatggttaaacactaagaaaacttttaaatattatatgttaGTGTATGTTcatgaagaaataaaagtttgaatcttattaatttttttaagaaaagaatgtgttttatcttttttttttcttttcaaactttcctttactttttaaaagtatatattcatttcaaaactCTCTATTTCAATCTGcataagaaacaaaacattattttttctttaaaaagaatcTTCAATTGTTTGCCATGAAAATC encodes:
- the LOC101215835 gene encoding receptor-like protein kinase FERONIA; protein product: MKILTPFFVFFFLLLLLLLLPPSTSQTSYYVPVDNIAVNCGTKAITDTGDRKWIGDVATNYSPSEPPNTVNKSTFKSIISNTISDEIYRTVRLSRSPFTYSFPVTAGPKFIRLYFYPEKYEEFNRSDAFFTVQAAQFTLLKNFSAALVADFINKSVIPREFCIHIAGEAPKLNITFTPSPNSYAFVNGIEVVSMPENLYYSPAEQGTTTPIIGNNIALELYHRKNLGGDDIFPSQDSGMYRNWDGTNLHITTKRVIPIHNDSVSINYTTSTPNFTATDSVYQSALILGVNRTLNSKQNLSFQLPVDVGFNYLVRLHFCQILMDQFQGKQKIFTVFINNQNITTVDIDSINTPLYRDYNARPMAVGNTSAILVDLHPLPSETFDVILNGYEVFKQSNGTNLAVPNPVVALAPEIKRGAKNSNATAIIAAVCSSVGFAILSSIVGFVVIWKQSKKMRKRRKKKKKTREDKLLPERRCRIFTFEEICEATDYFSKERQIGVGGFGAVYKGIFEDEDDLTVAIKRLNPESNQGEQEFVTEIELLSELRHFNLVSLIGYCLENKEMLLVYEYMPNGTFKDHLYDTSNSLLSWRKRLEICVGAARGLDYLHSGFDRPIIHRDVKTTNILLDENWVARVSDFGMSKLGQTNTAVSTAVKGTWGYLDPEYHRRLKVTEKSDVFSFGVILFEVLCGRKPLDPLAGEEKFKLTLWAKKCLEKGNAYEIIDPHLKGKISCDCLKQYLELATTCINDHSKHRPRMEVVEEKLRFILKLQEEADGDCPDTELSYPEEPFSPIRSSGGSLRTESYKSHIATMLSGSDFTVSSLMSEEMLSEQSSGSMAYSRKT